Proteins co-encoded in one Kribbella qitaiheensis genomic window:
- a CDS encoding SWIM zinc finger family protein, with the protein MSDRTPWQGWRRSSEENAGLPAAKGPGSRRPFGATWWGKAWVDALVHRARLDPGRLSRGRSYARRGSVLELTVDPGVVSATVQGSRTTPYEVNVRIRAFTDDEWEAVFDVVSAQIGRVAALLDGELPPEVVDDAQAAGLELLPDAGEVKTACNCPDFAVPCKHSAAVCFLIADALDDDPFVLLLLRGRKRDELMAALRARRSTGGEQAVLKQRPVGVLAKAAFAKVPGPVPLPLKPLAQPGVPSAVLMLDPPRQSGIDKHDLVVLATDAARRAWELASGDGDGGFGLTRDEDLARRAAGLLGTSALADLAHRAGVPARRLTSWAIAWREGGAGGFAVAESTVEVAPEALAEGRESLGVDAVVEGNQVTADRRQLRLGADGLWYLFGEQFNDWVLRGTGAADPRDLLG; encoded by the coding sequence ATGAGCGACCGTACGCCGTGGCAAGGCTGGCGCCGCTCCTCCGAGGAGAATGCCGGGCTCCCGGCCGCGAAGGGTCCCGGCAGTCGACGGCCGTTCGGGGCGACCTGGTGGGGCAAGGCCTGGGTGGACGCGCTGGTGCATCGCGCGCGGCTGGATCCGGGCCGGTTGAGTCGCGGCCGGTCGTATGCGCGACGCGGGAGCGTGCTCGAGCTGACCGTGGATCCGGGTGTGGTGAGTGCGACCGTTCAGGGCAGCCGGACCACGCCGTACGAGGTGAATGTGCGGATCAGGGCGTTCACGGATGACGAGTGGGAGGCTGTGTTCGACGTGGTGTCCGCGCAGATCGGGCGGGTCGCGGCGTTGCTCGACGGGGAACTGCCGCCCGAGGTTGTGGACGACGCGCAAGCGGCCGGGCTGGAGCTGTTGCCGGATGCGGGCGAGGTGAAGACTGCTTGCAATTGCCCGGATTTCGCCGTTCCCTGCAAGCATTCGGCGGCCGTCTGCTTCTTGATCGCGGATGCTCTCGATGACGATCCGTTCGTGTTGTTGCTGCTGCGCGGGCGCAAGCGCGATGAGTTGATGGCGGCGCTGCGGGCCCGCCGGTCGACGGGTGGCGAGCAGGCGGTGCTCAAACAGCGGCCTGTCGGCGTACTGGCGAAGGCTGCGTTCGCGAAGGTGCCTGGGCCGGTGCCCTTGCCGCTGAAGCCGTTGGCGCAACCGGGAGTTCCGTCGGCTGTGTTGATGCTGGATCCGCCGCGGCAGTCGGGGATCGACAAGCACGATCTGGTGGTGCTGGCGACGGATGCGGCCCGGCGGGCGTGGGAGCTCGCGTCGGGTGATGGGGACGGCGGGTTCGGGCTGACGCGCGACGAGGATCTGGCCCGCCGGGCGGCGGGGTTGCTGGGGACGTCGGCGCTGGCGGACCTCGCGCATCGGGCCGGCGTACCGGCTCGGCGGTTGACCAGTTGGGCGATCGCCTGGCGAGAAGGCGGCGCGGGTGGGTTCGCCGTCGCTGAGTCGACGGTCGAAGTAGCTCCTGAGGCGCTGGCCGAGGGGCGGGAGTCGCTAGGGGTGGACGCGGTTGTCGAGGGGAATCAGGTCACCGCTGACCGGCGGCAGTTGCGACTGGGAGCGGACGGGCTCTGGTACCTGTTCGGCGAGCAGTTCAACGACTGGGTACTACGAGGCACCGGCGCCGCGGATCCCCGCGACCTACTCGGCTAG
- a CDS encoding CBM35 domain-containing protein — MPKRLLATAVLAALLATPLTATAATVTAQSESGTLAGGAVLATDHSGYTGSGFVGGFTDGNKGAAAATTNISVAAAGSYDVALRYANGTGSTKTLSLYRGSTKVSQVSLPATANWDSWADSHSTLTLSAGSNAIAYRFDTTDSGNVNLDKVTVTDAPAPAEGTLEAENATLSGGVVVATDHSGYSGSGFVGGYTDANKGNAATTFAVSSSKAGNGTANLRYANGTGVAMTLSLYAGGTKVRQVSLAPTANWDTWGTSSESVPLVAGSNTIAYRFDSADSGNVNLDNLTVAPPGDEPQAGDGTGLEGGFLSGGTSVGTSIAGYTGSGYVTGFGAAGARVIRTVNVATAGTVTVSLRYSNTSGSTKTLSTYANGVKAGQVSLPAATGWATVTQSLSVRAGLNLIGYQYDSGDSGNVALDDVTVPGSAPLATRGATVPYTEYEAENSSTNGTVIGPDRTYRTVASESSGRRAVRLDNAGKYTQFTLTKPTNSLVVRASIPDNAGGTGITAPLGIYVGGSKVKDLTLSSVYSWVYGSYPFPNDPGQGLGHRFYDEARTTLPSYPAGTVIKLQNDSSTPITIDLIDTEQVAAAYTAPAGSLDVTSYGATSGSGDDTAAFNSAVAAAKSQGKPLWIPAGTFDLNAVVNIDNVTIRGAGMWYTTIRGTNGRGGFFAVNGGKVQLADFTFAADVRYRDPDGSVTTDAALEGNFSASLIHNVWLEHSKVGLWASSGTNGLYAVGVRIRDMFADGVNLNTFSGDGSPVSNSRVDQSVFRNTGDDALAMWSFNSAVANCAFTFNTAQLPTLANTAAIYGGNGNRIEDNLFSDTVYTASGITISTWHGSQPFSGTTVVQRNTITRAGGFNTDWNSSQGGLWIYAEAREITAPVLIKDVDIIDSTYSGVLFSWQKQVTNITFDHVKIQNTGTYGFEISTAGSGTFNNVTVSGTPSGGLQNNFGFVLTRGSGNSGF, encoded by the coding sequence ATGCCCAAACGCCTATTGGCGACCGCCGTACTGGCCGCCTTGTTAGCCACACCGCTAACAGCAACAGCCGCCACCGTCACCGCTCAGTCCGAGAGCGGCACCTTGGCTGGGGGAGCGGTGCTCGCCACCGATCACAGCGGCTACACCGGCTCCGGTTTCGTCGGTGGCTTCACCGACGGCAACAAGGGCGCCGCCGCGGCCACCACCAACATCTCGGTAGCAGCAGCAGGCAGCTACGACGTGGCCCTGCGCTACGCCAACGGCACCGGCTCGACCAAGACCCTGTCGCTCTACCGCGGCAGTACCAAGGTCAGCCAGGTCAGCCTCCCCGCGACCGCCAACTGGGACTCCTGGGCCGACAGCCACTCCACCCTGACCCTGTCCGCGGGATCCAACGCGATCGCCTACCGCTTCGACACCACCGACTCCGGCAACGTGAACCTCGACAAGGTCACCGTCACTGATGCCCCCGCACCTGCCGAAGGCACACTGGAAGCCGAGAACGCCACCCTCTCCGGCGGCGTCGTGGTAGCGACTGACCACAGCGGCTACAGCGGATCGGGCTTCGTCGGCGGCTACACCGACGCCAACAAGGGCAACGCGGCCACAACCTTCGCAGTCAGCTCTTCGAAGGCAGGCAACGGTACTGCGAACCTGCGCTACGCCAACGGCACCGGCGTCGCGATGACCTTGTCGCTCTACGCGGGCGGCACGAAGGTCCGCCAGGTCAGCCTGGCCCCGACCGCCAACTGGGACACCTGGGGTACGTCGTCCGAATCGGTCCCGCTGGTTGCCGGAAGCAACACGATCGCCTACCGGTTCGACAGCGCCGACTCCGGCAACGTCAACCTCGACAACCTCACGGTGGCTCCGCCTGGTGACGAGCCGCAGGCCGGGGACGGTACAGGTCTCGAGGGTGGGTTCCTTTCCGGCGGCACAAGCGTCGGTACGTCGATCGCCGGGTACACGGGCAGCGGCTACGTCACCGGCTTCGGCGCCGCCGGAGCGCGCGTGATCCGGACGGTGAACGTCGCCACTGCAGGCACTGTCACGGTATCGCTGCGCTACAGCAACACCAGCGGCAGCACCAAGACCCTTAGCACCTACGCGAACGGCGTCAAGGCAGGCCAGGTGTCATTGCCAGCAGCAACCGGCTGGGCCACTGTCACTCAGTCCCTGTCTGTCAGGGCTGGACTCAACCTGATCGGCTACCAGTATGACAGCGGTGACAGCGGCAACGTTGCTCTCGACGACGTCACTGTGCCCGGCTCGGCGCCACTGGCTACTCGTGGCGCGACAGTGCCCTATACGGAGTACGAGGCTGAGAACAGCAGCACGAACGGCACCGTCATCGGACCGGATCGCACCTACCGCACAGTCGCCTCGGAGTCGTCCGGGCGCCGCGCAGTACGGCTGGACAACGCAGGCAAGTACACCCAGTTCACGCTGACCAAGCCGACCAACTCGCTCGTCGTCCGAGCCTCGATCCCAGACAACGCCGGAGGCACTGGCATCACAGCGCCGCTGGGAATCTACGTAGGCGGCAGCAAGGTCAAGGACCTCACGCTGTCCTCGGTCTACAGCTGGGTCTACGGCAGCTACCCGTTCCCGAACGACCCCGGCCAGGGCCTTGGACACCGCTTCTACGACGAGGCAAGGACCACACTGCCGAGCTATCCGGCCGGCACTGTGATCAAGCTGCAGAACGACAGCAGCACCCCGATCACGATCGACCTGATCGACACCGAGCAGGTAGCCGCGGCCTACACCGCTCCGGCCGGCTCGCTCGACGTCACGTCGTACGGCGCGACCTCGGGCTCCGGTGACGACACAGCAGCCTTCAACTCGGCAGTCGCGGCTGCGAAGTCGCAGGGCAAGCCCCTGTGGATCCCGGCCGGCACGTTCGACCTGAACGCTGTCGTGAACATCGACAACGTCACCATCCGCGGCGCGGGCATGTGGTACACCACGATCCGCGGTACGAACGGCCGCGGTGGGTTCTTCGCGGTCAACGGCGGCAAGGTCCAGTTGGCCGACTTCACCTTCGCGGCCGACGTCCGCTACCGCGACCCGGACGGCTCGGTCACCACCGACGCCGCCCTGGAAGGCAACTTCAGCGCCTCGCTGATCCACAACGTGTGGCTGGAACACTCCAAGGTCGGCCTCTGGGCCAGCAGCGGCACGAACGGCCTGTACGCCGTCGGCGTCCGGATCCGCGACATGTTCGCCGACGGCGTCAACCTGAACACCTTCAGCGGCGACGGTAGTCCGGTCAGCAACTCCCGCGTTGACCAGAGCGTGTTCCGCAACACCGGAGACGACGCTCTGGCGATGTGGTCCTTCAACAGCGCGGTGGCCAACTGCGCCTTCACCTTCAACACCGCCCAGCTGCCCACACTTGCCAACACCGCTGCCATCTACGGCGGCAACGGCAACCGGATCGAGGACAACCTGTTCTCCGACACGGTCTACACGGCGTCCGGCATCACCATCTCTACCTGGCACGGCTCTCAGCCGTTCAGCGGCACGACGGTCGTCCAGCGGAACACGATCACCCGGGCCGGCGGCTTCAACACCGACTGGAACAGTAGTCAGGGCGGTCTGTGGATCTATGCGGAGGCCCGCGAGATCACGGCGCCGGTGCTGATCAAGGACGTCGACATCATCGACAGCACGTACTCCGGGGTCCTGTTCAGCTGGCAGAAGCAGGTCACCAACATCACCTTCGACCACGTCAAGATCCAGAACACCGGCACCTACGGGTTCGAGATCTCCACCGCCGGCTCCGGCACCTTCAACAACGTGACCGTCTCCGGAACCCCGTCCGGCGGACTGCAGAACAACTTCGGGTTCGTCCTGACCAGAGGCTCGGGCAACTCCGGCTTCTGA
- a CDS encoding GDSL-type esterase/lipase family protein — protein sequence MNDFEPGEVVAPSDPRIVLEGQWAQQPGIAITVNSGSRLSFSFAGERLRLLFDTDGLTVAPHLWISLDDQEPELHLIEQPVIELTAETGRHTVEVVVKDVNEFVNRWTPPFDCAVVFAGLVLDVNSRLRLVGRPAGPRLEFYGDSITQGVRALSADPESAGADGSKSYAYLTARAFGATAYQVGFGRQGIARAGNGEVPTGLDSFGWNFAGSPAERVEPPQVVVLNLGVNDETLTAEQYGDYLARVRSAYGTAKVVALSPFSGKHAEAIEAAVKAADDNTIYVATDGWITPDDCTDGLHPSAEGHAKIADKLIEVLKNHTELAE from the coding sequence GTGAACGACTTCGAACCGGGCGAGGTAGTCGCCCCCAGCGACCCGCGGATCGTCCTCGAAGGGCAGTGGGCACAGCAGCCCGGGATCGCGATCACCGTCAACTCCGGCTCGCGGCTCAGCTTCTCCTTCGCCGGTGAGCGACTCCGACTGCTCTTCGACACCGACGGCCTGACCGTCGCCCCGCACCTGTGGATCTCGCTCGACGACCAGGAGCCGGAGCTCCACCTGATCGAGCAGCCGGTGATCGAGCTGACCGCCGAGACCGGCCGGCACACGGTCGAGGTCGTGGTGAAGGACGTCAACGAGTTCGTCAACCGCTGGACGCCGCCGTTCGACTGCGCGGTCGTCTTCGCCGGCCTGGTCCTGGACGTCAACAGCCGCCTGCGCCTGGTCGGTCGCCCGGCCGGTCCGCGACTGGAGTTCTACGGCGACTCCATCACCCAGGGCGTCCGTGCGCTCAGTGCCGATCCGGAATCCGCCGGCGCCGACGGCAGCAAGTCGTATGCCTATCTGACCGCTCGCGCGTTCGGCGCCACGGCGTACCAGGTCGGTTTCGGTCGCCAGGGCATCGCTCGCGCCGGCAACGGCGAGGTCCCGACCGGCCTCGATTCATTCGGCTGGAACTTCGCCGGCTCCCCGGCCGAGCGGGTCGAGCCGCCGCAGGTGGTCGTGCTCAACCTCGGCGTCAACGACGAAACGCTCACCGCCGAGCAGTACGGCGACTACCTCGCCCGCGTGCGATCGGCGTACGGGACCGCGAAGGTTGTTGCCCTCAGCCCCTTCAGCGGAAAGCACGCCGAGGCGATCGAGGCCGCGGTCAAGGCCGCCGACGACAACACCATCTATGTCGCCACCGACGGCTGGATCACGCCGGACGACTGCACCGACGGCCTGCACCCGTCCGCCGAGGGCCACGCCAAGATAGCCGACAAGCTGATCGAGGTCCTCAAGAACCACACAGAGCTAGCCGAGTAG
- a CDS encoding carbohydrate ABC transporter permease, which translates to MALRTTRAQRAAVRRTPVSWFRSGGLSTVVFLLPLLVVFGLFSWYPIVRSVVMSFQETNLVTPSTFVGLQNFQDVLNDPLLWTAVKNTLYFALLGLLFGYPVPLVAAVLMSEVRRFKGLYSALAYLPVVIPPVVAVLLWKFFYDAGPDGVFNTILGAVGIGPVSWLQDSGSAMPALVLEATWAAAGGTVIIYLAALTGVSTDIYEAAEIDRAGIWRKIWHVTLPQLRGVLLITFILQIVGTAQVFLEPFLFTGGGPANSTTTVLLLIYDYAFANSLGGEYGMATALSIMLAVVLGLLSAIYFRLTRTWSKS; encoded by the coding sequence ATGGCGTTGAGGACTACCCGAGCACAGCGAGCCGCAGTACGGCGTACTCCGGTCAGCTGGTTCCGCAGTGGCGGGCTGAGCACCGTTGTCTTCCTGCTACCGCTGCTCGTGGTTTTCGGTCTGTTCTCCTGGTACCCGATCGTGCGTTCGGTGGTGATGAGCTTCCAGGAGACCAACCTGGTCACGCCGTCCACCTTCGTCGGGCTGCAGAACTTCCAGGACGTCCTCAACGACCCACTGCTGTGGACCGCGGTGAAGAACACCCTGTACTTCGCTTTGCTGGGACTCCTGTTCGGCTATCCGGTTCCCCTGGTCGCTGCAGTGCTGATGAGCGAGGTACGCCGGTTCAAGGGTCTCTACAGCGCGCTGGCGTATCTCCCGGTGGTGATTCCGCCGGTGGTCGCCGTGCTGCTGTGGAAGTTCTTCTACGACGCCGGGCCGGACGGGGTGTTCAACACCATCCTCGGCGCGGTCGGGATCGGTCCGGTGTCGTGGCTGCAGGATTCGGGTAGCGCGATGCCGGCCCTGGTCCTGGAGGCGACGTGGGCGGCCGCGGGCGGCACGGTGATCATCTACCTGGCCGCCCTGACCGGAGTCTCCACCGATATCTACGAAGCGGCAGAGATCGACAGGGCCGGTATTTGGCGCAAGATCTGGCACGTCACCTTGCCGCAGCTGCGCGGCGTACTACTGATCACCTTCATCCTGCAGATCGTCGGCACCGCCCAGGTGTTCCTCGAGCCGTTCCTGTTCACCGGCGGCGGTCCGGCCAACTCCACTACGACCGTCCTGCTGCTGATCTACGACTACGCGTTCGCCAACAGCCTCGGAGGTGAGTACGGCATGGCCACGGCATTGAGCATCATGCTTGCCGTCGTCCTCGGCCTCTTGTCGGCCATTTACTTCCGTCTGACCCGAACCTGGAGCAAGTCATGA
- a CDS encoding ABC transporter substrate-binding protein, translating to MKSIPALALAVTLAAALTSCSGSDDTKKADAPAGPVTVKVARDPGLDKGAIAAFDQRVTQFESANPGIDIVPQEYNWTATTFTAQLAGGTLPDVFTVPFTDGRGLIERKQIADISGLVDTLPYAKKFSPNVAKSGQAEDGKLWAVPIAAYGQALHYNRTLFQQAGLDPDKPPTSWDEIRQAAKQIADKTGKAGYAQLTQDNTGGWILTTLDYAFGGRTEKVDGDKATAELDSPQMTEVLQRLHAMRWDDNSMGSNFLYDWGGINQAFAAGQIGMYVSGGGNYGSLFTQNALKPADYGVTVLPLAEAPDAGVLGGGTLATVQAKANESVKAAAVKWIDFFYMKKLADESAAVLDAKTTAASKQPVGAPQLPVFDKATYDESLKWVAQYVNVPLKQMTPYTDKMFDQALVTEPARSTQEIYKILDPVVQSVLTKKNADIADLLKKADAEAQALLDRG from the coding sequence ATGAAGTCCATCCCAGCCCTAGCCCTCGCGGTCACCCTGGCCGCCGCCCTCACGTCCTGCTCCGGATCCGACGACACCAAGAAGGCCGATGCCCCGGCCGGCCCGGTGACGGTGAAGGTGGCCCGCGATCCCGGTCTGGACAAGGGCGCGATCGCCGCCTTCGACCAGCGGGTGACCCAGTTCGAGTCGGCCAACCCAGGCATCGACATCGTGCCGCAGGAGTACAACTGGACCGCGACGACCTTCACCGCGCAGCTTGCTGGTGGCACGCTGCCCGATGTCTTCACGGTGCCCTTCACCGACGGCCGTGGCCTGATCGAGCGCAAGCAGATCGCTGACATCAGCGGCCTGGTCGACACGCTTCCGTACGCGAAGAAGTTCAGCCCCAACGTCGCCAAGTCCGGTCAGGCCGAGGACGGCAAGTTGTGGGCGGTGCCGATCGCGGCGTACGGCCAGGCGCTGCACTACAACCGCACTCTGTTCCAGCAGGCCGGGCTGGACCCGGACAAGCCGCCGACGAGCTGGGACGAGATCCGGCAGGCCGCCAAGCAGATCGCGGACAAGACCGGCAAGGCCGGCTATGCCCAGCTGACCCAGGACAACACCGGCGGCTGGATCCTCACCACGCTCGACTACGCATTCGGCGGCCGGACCGAGAAGGTCGACGGCGACAAGGCGACCGCTGAGCTCGACAGTCCGCAGATGACCGAGGTGCTGCAGCGGCTGCACGCGATGCGCTGGGACGACAACAGCATGGGTTCCAACTTCCTCTACGACTGGGGCGGCATCAACCAGGCGTTCGCAGCCGGTCAGATCGGGATGTACGTCAGCGGCGGCGGCAACTACGGCTCGCTGTTCACGCAGAACGCACTGAAGCCCGCTGACTACGGTGTGACCGTCCTTCCGCTCGCAGAGGCGCCGGATGCCGGCGTACTGGGTGGTGGCACGCTGGCGACAGTGCAGGCGAAGGCCAACGAGTCGGTGAAGGCTGCTGCGGTCAAGTGGATCGACTTCTTCTACATGAAGAAGCTGGCCGACGAGAGCGCCGCAGTACTGGATGCCAAGACCACTGCCGCGTCCAAGCAGCCCGTGGGCGCACCGCAGCTGCCCGTGTTCGACAAGGCGACGTACGACGAGTCGCTGAAGTGGGTGGCGCAGTATGTCAACGTGCCGCTGAAGCAGATGACGCCGTATACGGACAAGATGTTCGACCAGGCGCTGGTCACCGAGCCCGCCCGCTCCACGCAGGAGATCTACAAGATCCTGGACCCGGTCGTGCAGTCCGTACTGACCAAGAAGAACGCGGACATCGCGGACCTGCTCAAGAAGGCCGACGCCGAGGCCCAGGCCCTGCTCGATCGTGGCTGA
- a CDS encoding glycoside hydrolase family 13 protein, whose protein sequence is MSRDQWWRTAVIYQIYPRSFADANGDGTGDLAGVRSRLPYLRSLGIDAIWFTPWYLSPLADGGYDVADYRVIDPAFGTVEEAELLIAEAAAIGIKTIIDVVPNHISSEHEWFRTALAAEPGSPERERFWFRGGEELPTDWVSSFSGDTWTRTKNPDGTPGEWYLHLFTPEQPDLNWNHPDVRREHEDILKFWFDRGVAGIRIDSATMPVKDPTFPPVGQNEDHPYVDRDALHEIYRDWRKVADSYDDPRVLVGEIWLADSERFARYLRPDEMHTAFNFDLMGRPWDARELRTSIDSTLAAHEPVNAPATWVLSNHDVTRPTTRYGREDSSFSFATKRFGVPTDLAKGRRRARAAAMLTAALPGSLYIYQGDELGLPEVEDLPLVALQDPIFHRSAGTDPGRDGCRVPLPWTTTGPSFGFNTQGFTPWLPQPGDWGSQSVEAQQDDPGSMLSLYRELLARRPRDGEFSWHDLTGADVIAFHRGTEFVCVVNFGADPLQLPTGTTVLLASSALVGDQLPTDSAAWLRLSSPPAKAEDPVGERP, encoded by the coding sequence GTGAGCAGAGACCAGTGGTGGCGAACCGCGGTGATCTACCAGATCTATCCGCGCAGCTTCGCCGACGCCAACGGCGACGGCACCGGTGATCTCGCCGGCGTCCGGTCCCGGCTGCCGTACCTGCGCAGCCTGGGGATCGACGCGATCTGGTTCACCCCGTGGTACCTGTCCCCGCTCGCCGACGGCGGGTACGACGTGGCAGACTACCGCGTGATCGACCCGGCCTTCGGCACCGTCGAGGAGGCCGAGCTGCTGATCGCGGAGGCAGCAGCGATCGGCATCAAGACCATCATCGACGTCGTACCGAACCACATCTCCAGCGAACACGAATGGTTCCGTACTGCGCTCGCCGCCGAACCGGGTTCGCCGGAGCGGGAGCGATTCTGGTTCCGCGGCGGCGAGGAGCTCCCGACCGACTGGGTCTCGAGCTTCTCCGGCGACACCTGGACCCGGACGAAGAACCCGGACGGCACGCCGGGGGAGTGGTACCTGCACCTGTTCACTCCCGAACAACCCGATCTCAACTGGAACCACCCGGACGTCCGCCGCGAACACGAGGACATCTTGAAATTCTGGTTCGATCGAGGCGTCGCCGGCATCCGGATCGACTCGGCCACCATGCCGGTCAAGGACCCGACCTTCCCGCCCGTAGGCCAGAACGAGGACCACCCGTACGTCGATCGTGACGCCCTGCACGAGATCTACCGCGACTGGCGCAAGGTCGCCGACTCGTACGACGATCCGCGGGTCCTGGTCGGCGAGATCTGGCTCGCCGATTCCGAACGGTTCGCCCGCTATCTGCGACCCGACGAGATGCACACGGCGTTCAACTTCGATCTGATGGGCCGGCCGTGGGACGCGCGTGAGTTGCGCACCTCGATCGACTCCACCCTCGCCGCGCATGAGCCGGTGAACGCGCCTGCCACGTGGGTGCTCTCGAACCATGACGTGACCCGGCCGACCACCAGGTACGGGCGAGAGGACAGCTCGTTCTCGTTCGCGACCAAGCGGTTCGGCGTACCGACTGATCTCGCCAAGGGACGACGCCGGGCGCGGGCCGCAGCGATGCTGACCGCTGCGCTGCCTGGGTCGTTGTACATCTACCAAGGCGACGAGCTCGGGTTGCCAGAGGTCGAGGATCTCCCGCTCGTCGCGTTGCAGGACCCCATCTTCCACCGCTCCGCCGGGACCGACCCCGGCCGGGACGGCTGCCGAGTACCGTTGCCCTGGACAACTACTGGTCCGAGCTTCGGCTTCAACACCCAAGGTTTCACCCCCTGGCTGCCGCAACCCGGTGACTGGGGATCGCAATCGGTCGAGGCCCAGCAGGACGACCCCGGCTCGATGCTCAGCCTGTACCGCGAGCTGCTCGCGCGCAGGCCGCGGGACGGAGAGTTCAGCTGGCACGACCTGACCGGCGCCGACGTCATCGCCTTCCACCGCGGCACCGAGTTCGTCTGCGTCGTCAACTTCGGCGCCGACCCACTCCAGCTTCCCACCGGTACCACCGTGTTGCTCGCCAGCTCCGCCCTCGTTGGCGATCAGCTGCCCACCGACTCCGCCGCCTGGTTGCGGCTCAGCTCACCGCCGGCGAAGGCCGAAGACCCAGTAGGAGAACGACCATGA
- a CDS encoding carbohydrate ABC transporter permease codes for MSRGLLSSAEWRRPGVRRTAWGVHGILLLLLFLAGLGPMLWLAKAAITPTQDTLRDPLALWPNGIDWANLSTAWSRVEISKYFLNTMILAAGSWFMQLLVATTAGYALSVLRPRYGKVITGVVLATLFVPSVVLLVPLYLTVVNPPLLKASLVNTFWAVWLPAGANAFNILIVQRFFDNLPREVFEAAKVDGAGPYRLFWSVVLPMSRPILGVVSVFAVIAAWKDFLWPLLVLPDPDKQPLSVRLPALQRFVELDVFLAALAISTVIPVALFLIFQRLFLKSGALGGAVKG; via the coding sequence ATGAGCCGCGGCCTGCTCTCCTCAGCAGAATGGCGCCGCCCTGGCGTACGCCGTACTGCGTGGGGCGTGCACGGGATCCTGCTGCTCCTCTTGTTCCTGGCGGGTCTCGGCCCGATGCTCTGGTTGGCCAAAGCCGCCATCACCCCGACCCAGGACACTCTCAGAGACCCACTGGCGCTGTGGCCGAACGGGATCGACTGGGCCAACCTGTCCACCGCCTGGTCGAGGGTGGAGATCTCGAAGTACTTCCTCAACACGATGATCCTCGCTGCCGGCTCCTGGTTCATGCAGTTGCTAGTAGCGACCACAGCAGGCTACGCACTGTCCGTACTACGTCCTCGCTACGGCAAGGTGATCACCGGTGTAGTGCTGGCGACCTTGTTCGTGCCGTCGGTCGTGCTGCTGGTCCCGCTCTACCTGACGGTGGTCAACCCGCCGTTGCTCAAGGCCTCATTGGTCAACACGTTCTGGGCCGTCTGGCTGCCGGCTGGAGCGAATGCCTTCAACATCCTGATCGTGCAGCGGTTCTTCGACAACCTGCCTCGTGAGGTGTTCGAGGCGGCCAAGGTGGACGGGGCCGGACCGTACCGGCTCTTCTGGTCCGTGGTGTTGCCGATGTCCAGGCCGATCCTCGGCGTGGTCTCGGTGTTCGCCGTGATCGCGGCCTGGAAAGACTTCCTCTGGCCGTTGCTCGTCCTGCCGGATCCCGACAAGCAACCGCTGTCCGTGCGGCTACCCGCACTTCAACGGTTCGTCGAGCTCGACGTGTTCCTCGCCGCGCTCGCGATCTCGACCGTCATCCCGGTCGCGCTGTTCCTGATCTTCCAACGCCTGTTCCTCAAGTCCGGCGCCCTCGGTGGCGCGGTCAAGGGTTGA